The Labilithrix sp. nucleotide sequence CGTGGCGGAGCGCCATGTGTCCGCACGGGGCGGTGAAGACGCTCACCGGGCCGCCGCAACGGCGCGCGAAGCGCTCGCCGCACGCCGGATGACACATGATCCGATCGCGCGCCCCCACCACCGCCGCGACCGGCACCTTCACGTCCACCGCGGCGGCGAGGTAGTCGTCACCGCGCGCGCTCGCCCACGTCCCGCTCGTCACGCCGCGTAAGAGATCGTGGAGGTACGGCGCGCTCGCGTCGTCGGTGCCGAGGCGGAGCGCGCGCGCGGGAAAGACGCCGGCGCGATCCGCCACCTCCAGCGTCGCGCGGGCGAGCGCGCGCTTCGCCGCCCATCGCGCCGCGCTCGGCTCGAGCGCGCGGAGCCACACGTTGCCGCCGAGCATCACGATCGCGTCGGCGCTCGTGCGCCCCGTCCCCTGCGCCGCGACCGCGACGTGCGCGCCCAGCGAATGACCGAGCACGACGACCGGGTGCTCCGCCCGCGCCCGCACGCACTCCACCACCGCGGGGAGAT carries:
- a CDS encoding alpha/beta fold hydrolase, producing MYGSGFQPPAGYDEIEVRASDGVVLRANAFEPPDGVEPRASVVLAHAMFARRSSLRGLARALAADGWRAVTFDFRGHGDSTPSRTYRYDDLVAVDLPAVVECVRARAEHPVVVLGHSLGAHVAVAAQGTGRTSADAIVMLGGNVWLRALEPSAARWAAKRALARATLEVADRAGVFPARALRLGTDDASAPYLHDLLRGVTSGTWASARGDDYLAAAVDVKVPVAAVVGARDRIMCHPACGERFARRCGGPVSVFTAPCGHMALRHEHALARAALAWVLQARG